DNA from Eucalyptus grandis isolate ANBG69807.140 chromosome 5, ASM1654582v1, whole genome shotgun sequence:
ATTTTAGGTTAATTAAACTTGGGTCCTAGGCCCATAGAGCCCATGAAGGGCTGTCGACCGCACGAAGTGGGGAGGGGAAGAGACCGGTTGCATGCCCTCCCCCACTTGTCCATTGAGTGTACCAAGTGTCCTCCATGCAATTCAATGATTACTCATCATTGGGGGGAAGAAAGATTAAGGGAAATGATGGTGCCGGTTTaagcaagaaagagagggagagagaggggttcgtccgaagggagagagagagagagagagaaagagagggagagagaggggttcgtccgaagggagagagagagagaaagagagggagagagaggggttcgtccgaagggagggagagagagagagagagagagagagagagagagagagagttaccgagataaagagagaaagggagagtgagtgtgcgaagaagaaggaagccgATTGTCCGTCGTTCATCGCCGCCGTGTCCAGTTGCCGTGTGCTTGCTGTTTGCTCGGTTTAGAGGTAAGTTGGGATCCTtaatctgctcttgcatgttgtgcctagtATGTGTGCTTGAATGGTGATAGATTTCGGATGTTTAGGGTGTTAAAAGTTGAAGTTTTAAGAGGGATGTTTGAgactagtaaactgttcttgagaaaacagttcgaccttggatgttctattgGCTTGCATGTGttgtttgagttggattttggccgTGACTCCAAAATaaaagttgttaaggacttctttaaatataacatactcaaatttgggacaaaaggaacgagtataagtgggtgaaatcttTATTTTTCGGAGAGACTGACTCTGGAGATTTTGGTAACTACCTTTGGTTCATGCATGGACGATAAGGctatctttttgttgaaatttcactttgatttcttaacaaaagatgtaaagaaaatcatgaggtttaacatataaaaaatatagagaaaaataacaagaatagataggtgaaatcgtggttttTCGGAAGTAGTCAGATCTGGAAGCTTTGGTATTGAAACAGAAGTTTTAATTGCCTATATTTAATCATTTAGAACGAATATGACttttattccttcatgaaaaatctaccttagggtcttgactaccacatattcgaatttaaaaatttttgaaggtcattaggatatttaatcggaaatatttCTAAAACCGTGTAATCTGACGCGTTTCGGACTTAGTCCGTTTAAATACGTGGTccatatcattttgtatgaagtTCTTTCGGAaaagtgttcttcatgaagtatctcTCTATATGTCTTCCCTGAAACATAtgcaaattttacaatttttaaagttcatttgcctatttaactgaaaatgtttcgaaaaCTGTGCAATTAAGTGGTTATGATAATGGTGCTGTGATGTTCGGTTTATACCGCATGATATGAAGGTCTTTTGGTgcagtgttcttcatgaaatatctgcctttatgtcttgaatatcacatgtttgaatttcataGTTTTTGAAAGTCATTTGGGCATTCAAATGAAATgttttcaaaaactgtgcaagctggattgtgcgaatttcaaaggCTGGATGCATGACTATTCTGTTTTGAGTGAgccccatgaattatattgttttaagtgattgaatcttgctgtACATGTGATGATTCTTGGCATTACATATAGAATCAAAggttgaaattgactttgttgccatcacatcatgtggCATGTTAATTttgagaccaaaaaaaaaaaaaagttgtgaatATGAATGATGATGAATGAGAAAAATTGTTGGAGGAGAGTTGacaatgccctgggagtgtcaagatgcccggaatggttgggtgccggatgcccggttgtattacgatacatgcccggatgtcttcgggagtttcgagatgcccggaatggttggatGCCGGAAGtctcggaggtttgtgcctagggaatgcctcgtgatgctagttgggatacgagatgcccggaatgtgggggtgccggatgcctggtggtgtgtgtgccggaggtttctcgcgatgccagatTGGGTGCGAGCAAtgaaatgtgggatgcaattactagTCCCGGTAAAgaaagatgtggtgatcaaatggaaagataaaatggtgaaattgaatcatgcatggtatggtgacatgtatgcatggctgtatgatatgatgtgtaTGAGTGCATTGTGGTATGTGCACATGAGGCATGGATATGAATGAATACTTGACGATGAATGCACGGTTGTATATGCATCtgtggcatgatggtatatgtataGATGCTTGGTGGTGAGTGCATGATGATGTATGCACGTATGGTTATAATgtcatatgcatggctgtaaggtaagttatgcttgaatgtATGAAAGATATGTACTCTGCTATGATGTTATGATTGtcttgtgtgatgcattgagtagttaatggatcttttacctgctgagtggttgtactcattccttttggggaccaacatttcatattagaaagatgccgctccctcCGGTCACGCGGAGTTCtttttacggccttccttctgatgtggaggtcgagtgttCAGAGATTGATTGTGTTACCATTCCTAGTCTGACTTTTATTCGGGTTCGCATGCTGGTGATGTATGAtatgggcctggctgggggcccggtcATCCAGAAGTTCTTGTTGATCCACATCTGCCGTGGCGGAGTGATAcaagggatgttgccgccgccaccgcccgatgCGCCAGGATAGGTGTGATGGTCCGCGTGAGGAGTGAGagctgactttttttttttagagtagccgacacttgtagatggGGGATGACACGTGATCGATATAGAGGTCGAGATCTCTTTTAGGATGTGGCCAAGTATAGTTGAAaaattttggcttttctttttggatgtaTCGACCtgagaaatccatcatgaaaatataaataaaagtggcttggctttatcttttcttatggtgcgtagttggtgtgcattgcattatggttattgaaGGGAGAAAATGTGAGActcgtttatgcttccgctaataagttgcactgggaccgttttaaatatatatatatatctaaggACCTTGGTCCTTCCCTAAAcccttttatttaagaaaaaaaaagagtaacgGATATCTTATTGAGATAAAGGATGGGCAGGCTGTGGCAACCTTAGGTGTTCAGGGGTACCACATAATTACATAGAATGTAACGCGaacatgcatttctttttcttctttcatataGGAATGGGCACAGCTTTCAGAGATTGAGCCTTTTGGACGGCTAATCCGAACTTTTCTTCCATGTTCATGTTCTCGGGGATAACACCATCTTCGAGCTTCcaattgaatatgttgatgAGCGAACCGAGCATCAAACACAACATTCTCGCGGCCAATGGCAACCCCGGACAAATCCGCCTGCCACCGCCAAACGGTACCAGCTCAAGGTTTTGTCCCCTAAAATCAATATCAGATCCAAGAAATCTGTCGGGCACGAACTTGTCTGGATCATCCCAAGTGCTCGGATCTCGTCCTATCGCGAACACATTTATGTAAACCTGTGCACCCTTTGGAATGGTGAAACCGCCTATAGGAAAATCTTCCCCAGATTttcgaggaagaaggagaggagctATTGGGTGCAACCGGAAAGTCTCTTTCAAGACAGCTTCTAAATAGGGTAAGCGAGAAATATCGACTTCTTCGATCGTCTTGCCTTTGCCAATGACTTGATGGAGCTCAGCTTGGGTTCTTGATAGCTTTTCCGGGTTGCGAAGTAGTTCTGTCATTGCCCACTCCAGAGTGCTCGAAGTGGTTTCGCTACCGCCGGTGATTGTGTCCTGCATGATTCACGTCACAAATCAAAGAGcttttttccaagaaattatATCATAATTATCACAATTAGGAAGCACTATAGAGGAGACAGTACCAGAAATAGATGCTTGACTAGGGAGATGTCCAGGGTCTCATTTTTATCTTCAATTAAATCAAGGAGATAATCCAAAACATCGTTACACCTCACGCAACCCTTCTCTGTCCTCAGCTGCAACCTTCTCTGGATCACACCATCGAAAAAGTCGAACAACTTCTGGATAAGCGCCTCAAGGTGACGCTTCGAACCGTGCGGGTCGATCTTCTTGAGCATGGGAAAGTAATCTGCCAGGTTAGGCTTTCCAATCTCAAAAAAATATTGCCACACGACCTCCTTCAGCTCTCCAGCTGGATTCAAAGGTTCTATCATgtccaaagagaaaagagtgTTTGATACCGCGTTAAGGCTGGTCCTGAAAGCCGCCTCCCCGATATTCACCGCCTCGCCGGCATCTGCGCATTTCCTCACGAAGGCGACCAGCTCTTGAACTTTCTTGCTGCGAAGGTGTTGGTTCAAATCAAGTTTTTTGCTGGAGAAGATATGCAAGTTGTATACTTTCTTGAGGTTTCGGAAGAGAGGCGAAACGGGTAGCCAGGGCAAGCCTAGCTTGTCATGGTCATGGGCCGtgatggaattgggaaccgtGCGATTCGAGAAGACAGCGTCGTGGGTCTGGAGGATCTCTTTGGCGAGCATCGGCGAAGAGACCACCACCGTAGTCACGAAGCCAAGTTCCAGTTTGATGATGGGGCCGTAGGTGCGGGCGAGCTTGGCTAGGGACCTGTGGGGAAGATCTCCGAGCTCGAGGAGGTTGCCGATGATCGGGAGAGGCCGCGGACCAGGGGGGAGGTTGGAGGGCCGAGCTCTTTGGCCCCTGTTGGCGACGAAGGAGAGAGCTTGGAACAAGCCCCAGAGGAGGTACAGACACAGAATCAGAACCAAGCAATCCATATTTCTGAATCCACAACTACAAGAAGTGCGACCACTTCCTTTGTATTTATTACGACTTTTAGGTCATTGAAATTGGCTTGCTGCATTCATCTCTCAAGCTCTCAAAATTCCATGTCATCGTGGGGCCATGCATTGAGACTTTTCCAATACTAAAACTAAAGTAGACTGCTTCTTCacggaaggagagagaggaggagacgAGCAGAGGGAGGAGATCTGCAGAGGAGAGGAGAGCAGAGCATGCAGAGAGGTGGGCTGGGTCTacaagagagagagcaaaggaGGGGGGGGACGCAAATTTTGAATCGCTAACCCCATTTAAACATGGACTCCACGTGTCAATTTTTCTATGGTTTTACACTTCACCTACATCCAGTGTaaaaacccacccaatattgagaaaatattgggtggtccaggacctccacgtcagcgtggtccccggccactcacgaggtGCCATGTGGATGGTGGGCCCACCTGGTGTCTTCTGccctcttcccctctctcttctcttcctagTCTACCAATACCCTTTCTCCTCCTAGCCTGCATGCTCTCTCTCTTGTCAAAGCATTTATTGCGGGgaaaaacttttctctttcgtttgagaaagaaaacggCTCTTCCTAGTCTGCCGATACCCTCTCTCCTCCTAgcctgcacgctctctctcctgttAGAGCATCTATTGCGGGgaaaaacttttctctttcgtttgagaaagaaaacggCCGTTCGTTCCTTCCTCTGTCCCTCTCCATTTATTtgctttcaaaattttgaatctgaacttttctccctctctccatgcTCGTTGCTACTCCGTCTGTGCAGAATTTTGGCCGAACCAATCTCATAGAGTTTGAACATGATTTCAGGAGAAACTTTACCTGACATAAGGCGCAGCACAGACATATGTGTTCATGTGCCAATCCCACTTATAAACATTAAGGGGctgtttgtttaaatttatttttgttcctcgagcacaaaattttgttctcttgttccggggaacaaaaaaaaatagaacggaaacgcgtttgtttgcacttttgttctcggaaacaaaaaatctatttttttgttcttgaaaacagatttggaacaaaaacaagaagtagaaaaaaacttgtttgttgttcccgggaacaattccgagaaacacttcttctttttctccttcttctttttttttggccggtcgtcggcctcggccatggccggcgatcggccatcGAGGGTTGATGTAACAGCCTGAATTTTTAGAATTagtttttgattaaataaatcaagcctttcatcgatgcaccgatagtgctattctctgagctctgagctgatcactcacgagataattagaTTATTTAGGGaaacaattaaggaatctaaatgcaatagacttgagaattcaaccaagaatTGACTGCTCGATCGTGTTGGCCtataagggtcattacggcactgttAAAAATTGATAAGAGATTGGAGATAGATCGATTTGACTAAGATATGTGATCAGAGTGCAAAATACTCGTTGATCGGTtttagatcgatttttctattgttttgttatttggtgtttgtaattgaaatctcgagattttcacgacaaccgagagtcgcaaatgtgtcaaagatgtacattgtgactcgagataaattgattatgagtcaattgcaccaaaaattcctaaaagttaccctgTAAACtatgtcacgctaaaagcgccggattgaaattaaccgcgaatttgaacctaatcttagaaattaaaagttctgtggtgtcacgatctattttaggaaggtcgactcatcctccaaaaaatTTCCAGAGATTCTGGGATTTTTACGAAGAATCGATTTGGACATTGCAGAAAAATAGCGAAAATTCAGATGggccaaattaaagaaaatttggattGCCAAATGGAGCCTTTGAGTGTCAAGGATTTACATAAattcatttgggatttttcttcagtgAAATCGGACCTCGATTTCGATAATTGAAGCCAAATTAGTGAAATTGGAATTTTGGAGGGATTataattttggcttcaatttagATTTAATTGGGGCATTAGCTTGTAAGAAAGTATTAGGGGAGACATGTAATAAATGGAAGAGATGAGATTTGTGGACTTTTGCCCCTCCATACAACACTTCTCCCGCATAGCTTcccctccatctccttcaacgCTCAAAGCCAACCTCCTTCGATCCtcatcattccttttttttttcctcttgctGGActgttcctcactctctctattcATTTCCTTCGCTCCAAACACCCACACGCCTTTGCCCCCTTTGACTTCCTCCTCTGGCCACACGTTTGCTTTCTCCTCCATTTCTCTCCACTTCACACCCACACGTCCAAGCCCTAGCACCATTGATCAAAGCACAGTTGAAGCCTCCATCATTGAATCCATCCCTCAACGTGAAGCCACCTATGTAGCATCTGTTTGTGCGTCCATCTCCAAGCATGGTCTTCTCCAGCAACTTAAGGACACCCCACGAGGGAGCAAAGCACACGAAGCCACCGAAGCAGGCCATCCCCTTCGGTCTTCAAGCCTGCAACCGTTGCCTTCAGCCACacgtcttcatcttcagtagcCCCCATCGTCGCTCGTGGATCAGTCAACCCATTAGCCCATCTCCCTCTTTCATTGACCCCTCTGCCTCACTGAAGCTACCCTGCGCGTGACGCCAACGAAGCCCATCTCCACAGCTACTTCTGGTTCGGCCCAGCAGTTTCTTTTGTTGTTCGGCCCAACAGCCCAAAAAGCTAGCGAAGCCCAGCGAATTTGGTCTAGCGAAGCCTGCACATTCAACCCATCAACTCCAACAACCCAAGTGAACTTCCATTCCAGCCCACCTTCGTTTTGGCcaagcccatttgaagcccaagcccgcgaagcaAGCCCAGCCTAACTCAataacaaatctcaatttgggttgagatttgttgggtCAATTCAGTCCGGCCCGAATGACCGTCGACGCCGCCAAAAtttggatttcggccgccgttgcGCCGTCATCGCGGTAATCCGATTTCCTcaataaaccggtgagtttatgctcTAAAATCtccttagtagactaatgacgTTTATGaggtgtttagatttaattaattaagaattaggttgttagttagattaatttagtgatttaattatgcaattatatatgttaggtggttagattagatcaAGCGAGACCTAGAtaatttgtattatttatctagaagggtttgGGAATTTTCCAGGCTCGtatcagtatttaattagtgaTTCTAGCCtaagttaatatttttagaaattaaattgaattatttaattaatttgagaaattaattaattattaattatttttccggaaattaggccaGGATAGTCGGTGATCGAATTTCGTACGATTACAATGGTATGattaatttatgtaatttagtgttaatttctgcaaattaagtgctgattggatttttggtatttaattccaaaaattgtgaattttcaatatttattcagaaaatcctagGTGTAGGATTTTGACATcgaaaatagttttaattaccatataaaatagtgagattttaaaaaggaagaattttaatttttctaggTCGAGTTGACCATGTACTCACACACGAATATTTTTATGTgtatttctaatatgaagaaaagggccaagttcaccattttaattgaagtatTTGAGTATAATGTATGGTGCCCtaggccatatttgagtgatcgtgtgatggttaagaaAAATCGTCCCGGGCTGTTAAGCTGGATGTTATCCCCATTTGGGATACCCCTAGACAATAGGAACCCGGTCGCAATAGATTCTAGACCCTATGTTCCTTTGGGAAAGCCATTTGAAAGAGACGTGCCATGCTCAATGTGGTGAGACGAAGTCTGGCAATGCCAAGAGACTGCTgagagagtaggccgtgctatatgccgagatcaaaactagaaacgcatgtttaattgagttgaatgcgccggattatgggacaaaattgtgtggcacggtatgggacgtgtcataacgatttggccctataatcaagACTCTTGTGCTTATTTGAGAATGTTAATATGTCGTTTTAGTTAATTGAGCTTAGTTGTTATTCATGCTTTCATGCTGTTTGAGATATAAAATGTACTGACTTGAAGGGTGGATCTGAGACAaggtaagtctccttgattgtgtgattgtgtggttatgACACTTCTAGGCATATTTctctcctaatcggggtttagagcatgaactcgctgagatttatatctcacctcgTCATGGATTAAATTTTCAGAATCGTCAAGTGGAGTACCCGAagccgagaggaggtgatcaAAAGTGCAGGTCaattaggaccgcttctttttggaaagccaaattttgtagtcttttgatcatagaccttgtacatgaccatatgtgaaaataaaagcatgtttCGTTTTGTGTGAATCTATTGTCCTACTTTTTTAttccgagatgattactgtcaagGAATTAATTTTCGCTTTTGCAtatgtaataaaaagaaagggtcggcgactcgtcttgagaagtcgcaaaattttattgaccaaaaAGGGATGGGCACGAGCctgaggatcgggcgtgacatccccatttagTGGTATCAAAGCGAAGTCTGTATTTGGAGTAATAAGGTGCAATGGgttcttgggatagttagtaggagtggcctttattttatattgatgcatgtggttgatagttgtttggtaaattggTTGTGGTGATCACTTAATTTCTAATTCTCTATGGAACTGGAAAACAGGTATCTTTAAGAAGCATGTAGGATGAGTGATCGAGAGCCGAGAACTCCTAGGAAGAGGACCATAGTGTTAGTGACTTGAGCTAGGATGCCAATAAGGGTCAATCCTCGAGGCGGTCAAGGTAGAGCACAGGTTGAGGCTAGCGCAAGTGGTATAGTAACGCCGTCGGTTTCACCGGTTGGTGCCGGGGTAGCAGTCCCTGGTGATCCTAGATTCGAAGGGATCATGCAGCCACTTTAGACTATTGGTAATCTGATGGGGCAGCAGCGGTTGCCTTCAGCCACGTGTCTTTGTCTTCAGCAGCCCCCATCGTTGCTGGTGGATCGGTCAGCCCATTAGCCTGTCTCCCTCTTTTGTTGACCCCTCTGCCTCACCGAAGCTACCCCGCGCGTGACGCCAACGAAGCCCATCTCCATAGTTGCTTCTAGTTCAGCccagcaatttctttttttatttggcccaaCAACCCAAGAAGCCAGCGAGGCCCAACAACCCAAGAAGCCAGCGAAGCCCAACAAATTTTGTCCAGCAAAGCTTGCACGTTCAGCCCATCAACTCCAGCAGCCCAAGTGAACTCCCATTGCAACCCACCTTCAGTTTTGGCCAGGCCTATTTGAAGCCCAAATCCACGAAGCAAGCCCAACCCAACTCAATAGCAAATTTcaatttgggctgagatttgtttgGCCAATTCCAGGTCTGACCCTAGTGTCCATCAACTTTGccaaaaatttggatttcggcCGTCGTCGTGCCATCGTCGAGGTGTACCCATTTCTGCAATAAACCAAcaagtttatgcactaaactcttcttagtaggctaatgacgtttaatgggtgtttagatttaattaattatgaaataggtggttagttagattaatttagtgatttaattatgcaattatgcatgttaagtggttagattagattaagcaATGCCTagataaattgtattatttatttagaagGATTCGGGAATTTTCCAGGCCCGTATcggtatttaatttagtgattctAGCCtaagttaatatttttagaaattaaattgaattatttaattaatttgagaaattaattaatcattaattattttccgaaaattaggccGGGATAACCAATGACtggaattttgtgttgattgcaatggtgtggttaatttctgcaaattgagtgctgattggatttttggtatttaattccaaaaattgtgaattttcaatatttatttagaaaatcccgcGTGTCgaattttgacaccaaaaatagttttaattactatataaaatagtgggattttaaaaaggaagaatgtcaattttttttgggtcgagtTGACCGGTACCCACACACGAATATTTTCATGTgtatttctaatatgaagaaaaatgccaagttcatcattttaattgaagcatttgagtgcaatacaCAGTGTCCTGGGTCATATTTGAGTGATTGTGTGATAGTTAAGAAAAATCGTCCCGGGCTATTAAGCTGGACGTTATCCCTATTTGGGATACCCCTAGACAACGAGAAAttggtcgcagtagattctaaACCCTATCCTCATTCGGGAAAGCCATCTGAAAGAGACGTGCCGTCCTCAATGGGGTGAGAGTAAGCCGTGTTATATGCCAAGATCGAAACTAGA
Protein-coding regions in this window:
- the LOC120293313 gene encoding geraniol 8-hydroxylase-like — its product is MDCLVLILCLYLLWGLFQALSFVANRGQRARPSNLPPGPRPLPIIGNLLELGDLPHRSLAKLARTYGPIIKLELGFVTTVVVSSPMLAKEILQTHDAVFSNRTVPNSITAHDHDKLGLPWLPVSPLFRNLKKVYNLHIFSSKKLDLNQHLRSKKVQELVAFVRKCADAGEAVNIGEAAFRTSLNAVSNTLFSLDMIEPLNPAGELKEVVWQYFFEIGKPNLADYFPMLKKIDPHGSKRHLEALIQKLFDFFDGVIQRRLQLRTEKGCVRCNDVLDYLLDLIEDKNETLDISLVKHLFLDTITGGSETTSSTLEWAMTELLRNPEKLSRTQAELHQVIGKGKTIEEVDISRLPYLEAVLKETFRLHPIAPLLLPRKSGEDFPIGGFTIPKGAQVYINVFAIGRDPSTWDDPDKFVPDRFLGSDIDFRGQNLELVPFGGGRRICPGLPLAARMLCLMLGSLINIFNWKLEDGVIPENMNMEEKFGLAVQKAQSLKAVPIPI